A window from Chitinophaga filiformis encodes these proteins:
- a CDS encoding glycan-binding surface protein: MNKVIFNQHYSRLLFLAIATAFAWMQSACKKEVTEGAPVITSVRNYAASPADTLVSDITTGQWVVLIGHNLRNAVQVSFNGIPATINSTMFSDTSATVLVPAVIPFPSVSAEDLNTIRYVTRQGATTFTFDIVAPPPTITSISNENANEGDSVYIYGLNLFFISELTFSGTQITHYTTASDGTSIGFVLPALTQSGPVVVTTKSGKASTPFNVNDATTGVLCDFDKTNTFSWGTGIDNSSANFPGNRGNYAVLSNGILPAGDGTWWGWQRSINTNDVQWVPADSLGLSLDEYALKFEISVPLAWSGTSIYVIKGYSFDYMARYEPWQGTNGVVSPFTTKGWRTVTIPLSLFRTNDGKGSAAASLSTLLGTNGNGAVNIQTKNFSALPSASGLQAAIDNIRVVKIK; this comes from the coding sequence GTGAATAAAGTTATATTCAACCAGCATTATAGCAGATTACTGTTCCTGGCGATTGCTACTGCTTTTGCATGGATGCAGTCCGCCTGTAAGAAAGAGGTAACGGAAGGCGCCCCTGTTATAACCAGCGTCAGGAATTACGCAGCGTCGCCTGCGGATACCCTTGTGAGTGACATTACTACCGGTCAGTGGGTGGTATTGATCGGACATAACCTGAGGAACGCTGTACAGGTCTCCTTCAATGGCATACCTGCCACTATCAACAGCACCATGTTCTCAGATACAAGCGCTACCGTGCTGGTACCCGCTGTAATACCGTTTCCGTCGGTGTCTGCAGAAGATCTGAACACGATCCGTTACGTTACCCGGCAGGGAGCTACTACTTTTACATTTGATATTGTGGCCCCGCCGCCCACCATCACAAGCATTTCCAACGAAAATGCCAATGAAGGCGATTCCGTTTATATCTACGGGCTGAATTTGTTTTTTATAAGTGAGCTCACTTTTTCGGGTACGCAGATTACCCATTATACAACAGCCAGTGACGGGACTTCCATAGGGTTTGTGTTGCCGGCGCTCACACAGAGCGGTCCTGTAGTGGTGACTACAAAATCGGGTAAGGCTTCTACCCCCTTTAATGTAAACGATGCTACAACAGGCGTTCTATGTGATTTTGATAAGACAAATACTTTCAGCTGGGGCACGGGTATTGATAACAGCAGCGCTAACTTTCCCGGCAACAGGGGTAATTACGCAGTGCTGAGCAATGGTATTCTGCCTGCAGGCGATGGCACCTGGTGGGGCTGGCAGCGCAGTATAAATACAAACGATGTACAATGGGTGCCTGCGGACAGTTTAGGCCTTTCCCTGGATGAATATGCCCTTAAGTTTGAGATCAGCGTACCCCTTGCGTGGAGCGGTACTTCAATATATGTCATAAAGGGATATTCATTTGACTATATGGCCCGCTACGAGCCGTGGCAGGGTACTAACGGTGTAGTATCTCCCTTCACTACAAAAGGATGGCGCACAGTAACCATTCCATTGTCCCTGTTCAGGACGAATGATGGTAAAGGTTCTGCAGCTGCAAGCCTGAGCACGCTGCTAGGTACTAATGGCAATGGAGCAGTAAATATTCAGACCAAGAATTTTTCGGCTTTACCTTCTGCTTCGGGTCTGCAGGCAGCTATCGATAACATCAGGGTAGTGAAGATTAAATAA
- a CDS encoding RagB/SusD family nutrient uptake outer membrane protein gives MEFKFSHYKIYLLLFTVICWSCNKDLNLVSQDSITDATFWKTGNDFKLAANNLYNGLDRFGEEDTESDIAFNVPNSVSNGNLQPSETSDQWNTSYGYIRSANKIIEKGAGTQDADIKRYVAEAKFFRAWYYWKLLRIYGGIPLITKVLSIGDPELFTPRGSRMATTDMILKDLDEAKEDLPLQSDLSSPDIGRISKGAAFALSARVALFEGTWEKFRGETGAARYLDKAIASSGEVISGGAYALYTGNGAQSYRYLFLEPGDDSKESILDRRFARNILGQDAPYMYDQDGYNPTRKLADMYLDKNGLPITASGTVFHGYSTFISEYQDRDPRMTMTMIIPGTLTNRVFYPVTKVANWPDKPQRNFNTGYMLYKYMSEDPIANNSGRLGDASLFDFDRHLIRYAEVLLIYAEALFEKNGVISDNDLDLSVNKLRDRVNMPHLTNAFVAANGLDMRTELRRERTVELALEGFRYDDIRRWKTAETELLQDIKGIKISGTDWATRAPYSDPVYLSKVDANGFLIAEKDRKFDPAKDYLQPLPTKEVAFYTANGKTLEQNPGW, from the coding sequence ATGGAATTTAAATTTTCACACTATAAAATATACCTGTTACTGTTCACAGTCATTTGCTGGAGCTGTAACAAGGACCTGAACCTCGTATCGCAGGACAGTATCACAGATGCTACTTTCTGGAAAACGGGCAATGATTTCAAACTGGCCGCCAACAACCTGTATAATGGCCTGGACAGGTTCGGTGAAGAAGATACGGAATCGGATATTGCGTTTAATGTACCCAATTCTGTCAGCAATGGTAACCTTCAGCCTTCAGAAACGTCGGACCAGTGGAATACCAGTTATGGGTATATCAGGTCTGCCAATAAGATCATCGAAAAAGGTGCCGGGACCCAGGATGCGGATATAAAAAGATATGTAGCAGAAGCAAAATTTTTCAGGGCCTGGTATTACTGGAAATTGCTGCGGATCTATGGTGGTATTCCGCTTATTACCAAAGTATTGTCTATCGGCGATCCTGAATTGTTTACACCGCGCGGCAGCCGTATGGCAACGACTGACATGATCCTGAAAGACCTGGATGAAGCAAAGGAAGATCTTCCTTTGCAGTCTGATCTTTCATCCCCGGATATTGGCAGGATCAGCAAAGGTGCAGCGTTTGCGCTGTCTGCCAGGGTGGCTCTTTTTGAAGGTACCTGGGAGAAGTTCCGCGGGGAAACAGGTGCTGCCCGATACCTGGATAAAGCTATTGCCAGTTCAGGTGAAGTGATCAGCGGCGGCGCTTATGCCTTGTATACCGGCAATGGTGCGCAAAGCTATCGCTACCTCTTCCTGGAGCCTGGTGATGATTCAAAAGAATCTATACTGGACAGGCGCTTTGCCCGTAACATCCTGGGGCAGGATGCGCCATATATGTACGACCAGGATGGTTATAATCCCACACGTAAGCTGGCCGACATGTACCTTGATAAAAACGGATTGCCCATTACTGCCAGTGGTACGGTCTTTCATGGCTACAGCACCTTCATTTCGGAATACCAGGACAGAGACCCTCGCATGACTATGACGATGATCATCCCGGGTACATTGACCAACCGGGTATTCTATCCCGTAACCAAGGTGGCCAACTGGCCGGATAAGCCACAGCGCAATTTTAACACAGGGTATATGCTGTATAAATACATGTCGGAAGATCCCATTGCTAATAACTCCGGCCGTCTTGGCGATGCCAGCCTGTTTGATTTTGACCGCCACCTGATCCGCTATGCAGAAGTGCTGCTGATCTATGCAGAAGCGCTGTTTGAAAAGAATGGCGTTATCAGTGATAATGACCTTGATCTGTCTGTAAACAAACTGCGGGACAGGGTGAATATGCCGCATCTCACCAATGCGTTCGTTGCTGCCAATGGCCTGGATATGCGTACGGAACTCCGGAGGGAGCGTACCGTGGAACTGGCGCTGGAAGGGTTCCGTTATGATGATATCCGTCGCTGGAAAACAGCAGAAACGGAATTGCTGCAGGATATAAAGGGTATTAAGATCTCCGGTACGGATTGGGCTACAAGGGCGCCTTACAGCGATCCTGTGTATTTATCAAAGGTCGACGCAAATGGCTTTCTCATTGCTGAGAAAGACCGGAAATTCGATCCGGCGAAAGATTATCTGCAGCCACTACCTACAAAGGAAGTTGCCTTTTATACGGCTAATGGAAAGACCCTTGAACAAAATCCGGGCTGGTAA
- a CDS encoding TIM-barrel domain-containing protein gives MKLRLLLFSLLAAAFSNDLFAVPPTYVTLPDGIMLFTDPLLTGSPHAVKLEVIADNIIRVIAAPGREIVPGNSLITVYNKKPGLTWNVIPSKESLTLRTKKLTAIVDRKTGAVTFTDPAGKKILAEKQSLGRNFQSVVFDGKRYYTLTQNFQTAGGDALYGLGQHQDGIMNYRGQQVTFFQNNTEVAIPFLISNKNYGILWDNYSLTRVGDVRPLHPLSSMQLFSKQGDPGWLTAAYSNNVHKPQEISTERAEGNINMEFLGDSKIQLPREFTPATGMVTWEGSLASHLSGLHQFRFTYGGSLKMWLDGKLVLDRWRKAWNPASALVPWNFKKGEKVPVRIEWTPEGGESYLSLRWQEPLSEEEQNSFGFYSEAGKQIDYYFVYGNNMDEVISGYRNLTGKAPIVPKWALGFWQSRERYKTQEEILGTVDEFRKRKIPLDNIVLDWSYWREAEWGSQEFDEKRFPAPDSMIGVLHNKYNSRIMISVWPKFYDGISAYNEFDKHGWLYKRNIADRQRDWIGNGYVSTFYDAFNEAARKGFWDLINKKIYSKGIDAWWMDASEPDILSNVSPDKRKLQMTPTALGSAAEFLNAYPLQNARGIYEGQRSTDTGKRVFLLTRSGFAGSQRYAAAIWSGDIGSTWQDMKAQITAGVNFSMSGLPYWTMDIGGFVVPVKFEKPDHESLEEWRELMTRWSQFGAFTPLFRSHGQFPFREVYNTAPENHPAYKSFLYYDKLRYRLLPYVYSLAGWAYHDDYTIMRGLAMDFAADTAVLNIGDQYMFGPALLVNPVYEYRQTARTLYLPQCAGWYDLYSGKWYTGGQKIIAEAPYERMPLFVKAGSILPFGPELQYTTEKQPDTITLNIYTGADASFNLYEDEGANYNYEAGAFTIIPVRYSEATGTITIGDRKGSFNGMLQKRTFRINIITPDKPGRLAFDTTCDKEVVYEGKHLNIKK, from the coding sequence ATGAAATTGAGATTGCTGCTGTTTAGCTTGTTGGCTGCTGCGTTTTCGAATGACTTATTTGCAGTGCCTCCCACCTATGTTACACTGCCTGATGGCATAATGCTTTTTACCGATCCTTTGCTGACGGGCTCACCGCATGCCGTTAAACTGGAAGTGATTGCGGATAATATAATAAGAGTGATAGCAGCTCCCGGAAGGGAAATAGTTCCTGGTAATAGCCTGATCACTGTTTACAACAAAAAGCCGGGGCTTACGTGGAATGTTATTCCTTCTAAGGAAAGCCTGACCCTCAGGACAAAGAAATTGACGGCTATTGTTGACCGTAAAACCGGGGCTGTCACTTTCACAGACCCGGCAGGCAAAAAAATACTGGCTGAAAAACAGTCGCTTGGAAGAAATTTTCAATCTGTAGTATTTGACGGCAAACGGTATTACACGCTGACGCAAAACTTTCAGACGGCAGGTGGCGATGCGTTGTATGGATTGGGACAGCACCAGGATGGTATAATGAATTACCGGGGGCAGCAGGTTACTTTCTTCCAGAACAATACCGAAGTAGCCATTCCATTTTTAATCTCCAACAAGAACTATGGTATTCTGTGGGATAATTATTCCCTGACCAGGGTCGGCGATGTCAGGCCGCTTCATCCGCTTTCTTCCATGCAGCTTTTTTCAAAGCAGGGAGACCCGGGCTGGCTTACCGCCGCCTATTCCAACAATGTGCATAAGCCACAGGAAATAAGTACAGAAAGAGCAGAGGGCAATATTAATATGGAGTTCCTGGGCGACTCAAAGATCCAGCTCCCCCGTGAATTTACACCCGCTACGGGCATGGTAACCTGGGAAGGGAGCCTTGCCAGTCACCTGTCAGGCCTTCACCAGTTCCGGTTCACCTACGGTGGTTCCCTGAAAATGTGGCTGGACGGGAAGCTTGTGCTGGACCGCTGGAGGAAGGCCTGGAATCCCGCGTCTGCATTGGTTCCCTGGAATTTCAAAAAAGGGGAAAAAGTGCCTGTCAGAATTGAATGGACACCGGAAGGAGGTGAATCCTACCTTTCATTGAGATGGCAGGAGCCATTGAGCGAAGAAGAGCAAAACAGTTTTGGCTTTTATTCTGAAGCCGGCAAACAGATCGATTATTACTTCGTGTATGGTAATAATATGGATGAGGTGATCTCCGGTTACCGGAATCTCACCGGTAAGGCGCCTATTGTGCCGAAATGGGCCCTTGGTTTTTGGCAAAGCAGGGAACGATACAAAACACAGGAAGAGATCCTTGGCACTGTTGATGAATTCCGTAAGAGAAAGATCCCGCTTGACAACATCGTTCTGGACTGGAGCTATTGGAGGGAAGCCGAATGGGGCAGCCAGGAGTTTGATGAAAAACGTTTTCCCGCTCCTGATAGCATGATCGGTGTGCTGCATAATAAATACAATAGCCGGATCATGATATCGGTATGGCCTAAATTTTATGACGGCATATCAGCGTACAATGAATTTGACAAGCACGGATGGCTGTATAAAAGAAATATTGCCGACCGGCAAAGAGACTGGATTGGCAACGGATATGTATCCACTTTTTACGATGCCTTCAATGAAGCTGCCCGCAAAGGTTTCTGGGACCTGATCAATAAGAAGATCTATAGTAAAGGAATTGACGCATGGTGGATGGATGCCAGTGAACCGGACATTCTCTCCAATGTAAGTCCGGATAAACGGAAGCTGCAAATGACGCCTACCGCTTTAGGCAGTGCAGCCGAATTCCTGAACGCCTATCCACTGCAAAATGCAAGGGGCATCTATGAAGGACAACGTTCAACCGATACGGGTAAAAGGGTCTTTTTGCTGACACGCTCTGGCTTTGCAGGTTCTCAGCGCTATGCAGCGGCCATATGGAGCGGTGATATTGGTTCCACCTGGCAGGATATGAAAGCGCAGATAACAGCAGGGGTGAATTTCTCCATGTCCGGACTCCCGTATTGGACCATGGACATAGGTGGTTTTGTAGTGCCCGTAAAATTTGAAAAACCGGATCATGAAAGCCTGGAAGAGTGGAGGGAGCTGATGACCCGCTGGTCGCAATTTGGCGCATTTACTCCTTTGTTCCGTTCCCATGGCCAATTTCCATTCCGGGAGGTATATAATACAGCTCCTGAGAACCACCCTGCCTATAAAAGTTTTCTCTATTACGATAAGCTGCGTTACCGTTTACTTCCTTATGTCTACTCGCTGGCAGGCTGGGCATACCATGATGACTATACCATAATGCGTGGGCTTGCAATGGACTTTGCGGCAGATACAGCTGTGTTGAACATCGGAGATCAGTATATGTTCGGCCCTGCGCTCCTGGTAAACCCCGTTTATGAATACAGGCAAACGGCGCGTACCCTGTACCTGCCCCAATGTGCCGGATGGTATGATCTCTATTCCGGAAAATGGTATACCGGTGGTCAGAAGATCATTGCCGAAGCGCCTTATGAACGGATGCCCCTGTTTGTAAAAGCCGGCTCCATCCTTCCCTTCGGCCCCGAATTGCAATACACTACAGAAAAGCAGCCGGATACCATCACATTAAATATTTATACCGGCGCTGACGCATCCTTTAACCTGTATGAAGATGAAGGAGCCAATTACAACTATGAAGCAGGCGCTTTTACCATCATTCCGGTACGGTATAGTGAAGCAACAGGAACCATTACCATCGGAGACCGGAAGGGATCATTCAATGGAATGCTGCAAAAAAGAACCTTCCGTATAAATATTATAACGCCAGACAAACCCGGGCGCCTGGCATTTGATACAACATGCGATAAAGAAGTGGTCTATGAAGGGAAACACTTAAACATAAAAAAATAG
- a CDS encoding SusC/RagA family TonB-linked outer membrane protein codes for MNSTKMIRSRILPLLGMLCGLLFSTNLIAQTVKVSGTIVNQSNSAPVPGASVAVKSAHRFAITDEAGKFTIEASTGDVLVITMIGYQRKEVVVNKSTSIQVKLAENVSQLGDVVVIGYGKIKRPDVTGAISSVSGDEIRKTQPVTFDQALQGKVPGLVAQQISGQPGGAVSVQIRGLSSFGGGSPMYVIDGVIIGGTATLGAGVNPLAGINPSEIESIDVLKDASATAIYGSQATNGVIVITTKRGQVAPPSISYDMYTGYQQIPKKLPVMNLREYAAFINERNTGLGWGFDTRPEFVNPKYLGEGTDWQEALFRNAPMSNHTLSISGGDVRTQYLLSGSYFNQEGIALGSDFRRISLRLNLDNKTTSWLKIGTSLQLVSIKENVNSTSSNVINTALSQTPDIAVKNEDGSWGGAYNPNGWVNSTVNPYAIALINKDQANRKQLFGNLYAEIAFTKDLVLRNEATASFSMATEDRFNPSYTFGLVKNNTNSASYNFSQSLFTTIRNYFTYSHLFKDKYNVNVLLGHEAQLSTSESSAAGRSNFPSNNVQVISSGDPTTATNSGSKGQSAQESYFGRINLGINDKYLFTINLRADGSSKFAPENRWVNTYSGAFAWKINKERFLQSSKSVNELKLRLGYGLTNNQNIRDYAYTSTLATVATGLTGIAQLTQNVGNPYVQWEKTKYANIGLDGALLNWRLNFSVDVYNRRTDGLVLQIPLPLYSGTAIGYSPGSLDAPYVNVGTVNNKGFDFRISSTNVKSKNFSWKTDVTVSRNINEVLKLNTDGASLNKQYSKTIVGRSIGEFYGYVIDGGVFATKEDFKTHALPTKNGVALPVGAAGGSIWYGDLKFKDFNGDGIIDEHDQTFLGSPVPKYQFGLNNTFSYRNFDLNIFFTANVGNKVYNQLRVNGEYPGTSFGYLRSLMNYAKLTLIDPNGSATDINNIRVTNPDTRIPGIRNDNTNDNNRNSDKFVENGSFVRCKNISLGYTLPERLVEKASIKYVRVYFNVSNAFMITKYKGMDPEIGSWDPLTAGVDGGYYPQPRVYTIGANIKLTK; via the coding sequence ATGAATTCAACCAAAATGATTCGCTCGCGAATACTGCCGTTATTGGGTATGCTCTGCGGCTTGCTTTTCAGCACTAACCTCATTGCACAAACGGTAAAAGTAAGTGGTACGATCGTTAATCAAAGCAATTCTGCTCCGGTTCCGGGAGCATCCGTTGCCGTAAAAAGCGCCCATCGCTTCGCGATCACCGATGAAGCGGGAAAATTTACAATAGAGGCGTCAACAGGAGACGTATTGGTGATTACAATGATAGGCTACCAGAGAAAGGAAGTGGTAGTTAACAAAAGTACTTCCATTCAGGTGAAGCTGGCTGAAAATGTTTCACAACTGGGTGACGTGGTTGTAATCGGGTACGGCAAAATAAAACGGCCGGACGTTACCGGCGCCATATCTTCTGTTTCCGGTGATGAGATCCGTAAAACACAACCTGTAACCTTCGATCAGGCCTTGCAGGGAAAGGTTCCGGGCTTAGTAGCTCAACAAATATCAGGTCAGCCAGGTGGAGCGGTGTCTGTTCAGATCCGGGGCTTGTCCTCTTTTGGCGGAGGTTCGCCTATGTATGTAATAGATGGGGTTATTATTGGCGGTACAGCCACATTGGGCGCAGGCGTTAATCCATTGGCAGGTATCAATCCTTCTGAAATTGAATCCATCGATGTATTGAAAGACGCATCTGCAACGGCAATTTATGGATCCCAGGCAACAAATGGCGTAATCGTAATAACAACCAAAAGGGGACAGGTGGCTCCGCCGAGCATTTCTTATGATATGTATACAGGCTACCAGCAAATACCAAAAAAGCTGCCTGTAATGAATTTAAGGGAATATGCCGCTTTTATCAATGAAAGGAATACGGGCTTAGGCTGGGGATTTGACACCCGGCCGGAATTCGTGAACCCAAAATACCTGGGTGAGGGAACTGACTGGCAGGAAGCGCTTTTCAGAAATGCACCGATGTCCAACCATACGCTAAGCATCAGCGGGGGAGATGTAAGAACACAATACCTGCTGTCCGGCTCTTATTTCAACCAGGAAGGTATTGCCCTGGGATCCGATTTCCGCAGGATATCATTAAGATTGAACCTTGACAATAAAACGACCAGTTGGCTGAAGATCGGGACCAGTCTGCAACTTGTCAGCATCAAAGAAAATGTGAATTCAACCAGTTCAAATGTAATTAATACTGCATTAAGCCAAACGCCGGATATTGCTGTAAAGAATGAGGATGGTAGCTGGGGTGGCGCCTATAACCCCAATGGGTGGGTCAACAGCACAGTGAACCCCTATGCAATCGCCCTTATTAATAAAGACCAGGCAAACAGGAAACAGCTGTTTGGTAATTTGTATGCAGAAATTGCTTTTACCAAAGATCTGGTGCTGCGAAATGAAGCAACGGCCAGTTTTTCAATGGCAACGGAAGACCGTTTTAATCCTTCCTATACTTTCGGCCTGGTAAAAAATAACACCAACAGCGCATCTTATAATTTTTCACAAAGCTTATTTACAACTATAAGGAACTATTTTACCTATTCACATCTGTTTAAAGATAAATACAATGTAAATGTGTTGCTGGGGCATGAAGCGCAGCTGAGCACCAGTGAAAGTAGTGCTGCGGGAAGATCAAATTTTCCATCCAACAATGTGCAGGTGATCAGCAGCGGGGACCCTACTACCGCCACCAATTCCGGCAGTAAGGGACAAAGCGCCCAGGAATCATACTTTGGACGCATAAATCTGGGCATCAATGATAAATATCTGTTTACCATCAATCTCCGGGCGGACGGATCTTCGAAGTTCGCCCCTGAGAACCGTTGGGTGAACACCTACTCAGGAGCATTTGCCTGGAAGATCAATAAAGAAAGATTTTTACAGTCTTCAAAAAGCGTTAATGAATTAAAGCTGCGCCTGGGCTATGGTTTAACGAACAACCAGAATATCCGGGATTATGCCTATACCTCTACACTGGCTACTGTGGCTACGGGGCTTACAGGCATTGCACAACTAACCCAGAATGTGGGCAATCCTTATGTGCAATGGGAAAAAACAAAATATGCAAACATCGGGCTGGATGGTGCGCTGTTAAACTGGAGGCTAAACTTCTCCGTCGACGTTTACAATCGCAGGACCGACGGTCTTGTATTGCAGATCCCGTTACCATTGTATTCCGGTACGGCGATCGGCTATTCACCAGGCTCGCTGGATGCCCCTTACGTGAATGTAGGTACAGTTAATAACAAGGGTTTCGACTTCAGGATCAGTTCAACTAATGTTAAAAGCAAAAACTTTTCCTGGAAAACAGATGTAACCGTTTCGCGCAATATTAATGAAGTGCTGAAGCTCAATACAGATGGCGCCTCATTGAACAAGCAGTACAGCAAAACTATAGTGGGAAGGTCTATTGGCGAATTTTACGGATATGTGATTGACGGAGGTGTGTTTGCCACGAAAGAAGATTTTAAGACCCATGCATTACCCACTAAAAACGGGGTGGCCTTGCCGGTTGGCGCTGCAGGTGGTAGCATCTGGTATGGTGATCTGAAGTTCAAAGACTTTAATGGTGATGGTATTATTGATGAACATGATCAGACCTTCCTCGGCTCTCCCGTACCTAAATACCAGTTTGGCTTAAATAACACTTTCTCTTATAGGAATTTTGATCTGAACATATTCTTCACGGCAAACGTGGGCAATAAGGTATATAATCAGCTGCGTGTGAACGGAGAATATCCGGGAACAAGTTTCGGGTATCTCAGGTCGCTGATGAACTATGCAAAACTGACATTGATTGATCCGAACGGATCGGCTACCGATATCAATAATATACGTGTAACGAATCCCGATACCAGGATTCCCGGCATTAGAAATGATAATACCAACGATAATAACAGGAACTCTGACAAATTTGTGGAAAACGGCTCTTTCGTACGATGTAAGAATATTTCACTAGGATATACGCTCCCTGAAAGACTTGTTGAAAAAGCCAGCATTAAGTATGTGAGGGTCTATTTCAACGTCTCAAATGCTTTCATGATTACAAAGTACAAGGGAATGGATCCTGAGATCGGATCCTGGGATCCGCTGACCGCGGGCGTTGACGGCGGTTATTATCCACAGCCCCGGGTGTATACCATTGGCGCCAACATTAAATTGACTAAGTAA
- a CDS encoding RagB/SusD family nutrient uptake outer membrane protein — MKTILEKIIAFLLTMIMISGCSKSFLDRPPLSQISADNFYQTSNDLRLATAALYAGSQWADWNYTCYLPVGDVLSGNMAVGYWGDAVQLNTFTVTGLNGIMISNWKGMYSVIAHCNVTINAIEQKAPASIPDKDKKAAIAEARFIRGFAYYNLAVLWGAVPVIEDNSKLIISPLINRVKTEDVYKFAINDLTFAAENLPPSDAAGRVTTWSAQGMLSKVYLTAAGLNQQGGSRDQAYLDSARKYAGNVCKNSGLALAANYADLFKTQFNDNPESLFALQWAPGGGWLEGNMLQIYSPGGAEISANGSPGWFAISPTVDMYQLYSTSDSVRRKATFMINGDYYPELNAAGGGYKYTGSCGLKKHIIGTNKDNNAPTMNLTSSAEHNALLRLADVYLIYAEAILGNSGETADGDALLYFNKVRTRAGITPTTKIDIDTLLNERRIELAGEGQYWADLVRLSYYNPAKAISKLKGETRVTFTLSNGVLTPAAPYGVITPPTIQSFTFPLPSSEVTANPKLSEPPVSYY, encoded by the coding sequence ATGAAAACGATATTGGAAAAAATCATTGCTTTCCTGTTAACCATGATAATGATATCGGGATGCTCCAAAAGTTTTTTAGACCGTCCGCCCCTGTCGCAGATAAGCGCTGATAACTTTTATCAGACTTCCAATGATCTCAGGTTGGCAACAGCCGCATTATATGCGGGTTCACAATGGGCAGACTGGAATTATACCTGTTATTTACCTGTTGGCGATGTACTGAGTGGCAACATGGCGGTTGGTTACTGGGGCGATGCGGTGCAGCTCAACACGTTTACAGTTACCGGCTTGAATGGCATCATGATCTCCAACTGGAAAGGAATGTATAGCGTCATTGCACACTGTAATGTTACTATCAATGCCATCGAACAGAAGGCGCCCGCTTCCATTCCCGACAAAGACAAGAAGGCTGCTATTGCTGAGGCCCGCTTTATACGTGGATTTGCCTATTATAACCTGGCGGTGTTATGGGGCGCCGTACCCGTTATTGAAGATAACAGTAAGCTGATCATATCTCCATTGATCAACCGTGTAAAAACGGAGGACGTATATAAATTCGCTATTAATGACCTGACCTTCGCAGCAGAAAATCTTCCGCCTTCCGACGCCGCCGGAAGGGTAACTACCTGGTCGGCGCAAGGTATGTTAAGTAAGGTGTATTTAACAGCAGCAGGATTGAACCAGCAGGGCGGCAGCAGGGATCAGGCTTACCTGGATAGTGCGAGGAAATATGCAGGCAATGTGTGTAAGAATAGCGGCCTTGCACTGGCAGCTAATTATGCCGACCTTTTTAAGACGCAGTTCAACGATAATCCTGAGTCATTGTTTGCATTGCAGTGGGCTCCCGGTGGAGGATGGCTGGAAGGAAATATGCTGCAGATCTATTCTCCCGGAGGAGCAGAAATATCTGCCAATGGATCCCCAGGTTGGTTTGCTATCAGTCCGACTGTAGATATGTACCAGCTTTACAGCACAAGCGATTCTGTAAGGCGTAAGGCAACATTTATGATCAATGGTGATTATTACCCCGAACTGAACGCAGCAGGCGGAGGATATAAGTATACAGGCAGTTGTGGATTGAAGAAGCATATTATCGGCACAAACAAGGATAATAATGCACCCACCATGAACCTGACCTCCTCTGCAGAACATAATGCATTATTAAGGCTGGCGGATGTTTACCTCATTTATGCGGAAGCCATACTTGGTAACAGCGGTGAAACTGCGGACGGCGATGCGCTGCTTTACTTTAACAAGGTTCGTACAAGGGCAGGTATTACTCCGACTACTAAAATAGATATTGATACCCTGCTTAATGAAAGACGGATTGAGCTGGCAGGAGAGGGGCAATACTGGGCAGACCTGGTCAGGTTGTCTTATTACAACCCGGCAAAGGCCATCAGTAAATTGAAGGGGGAAACGCGCGTGACATTTACCCTGTCAAATGGTGTTTTAACACCTGCAGCGCCATATGGTGTTATTACGCCGCCTACTATTCAAAGCTTCACTTTCCCCCTGCCTTCTTCAGAGGTTACTGCCAACCCGAAATTGTCGGAACCTCCGGTATCATATTATTAA